The genomic window CGGTCAAACCGACAGGAGTTTCCGCCAAGGGTGGAGGCCGTTTTTTGCTCCGATTTGGGATCCGATCCTGAGTGTACGGAAAACACATGTTTGCCGTCACGCCGGCGAAAGGACCGCCGAATGCCAAAGCCACCCAAAAGCCATGGAATACCAGCGGTTCGCAGCACCTCCGTACCACTTTTGTCCGCTTATGCGTATCAGAAGGCCAGTTCGTCAGTTCTGGCCATAGGAATCGCTGCCGCTCACGATCGCGAGGATCGAAAACAAAAGCACGTGGGGCAACTTGTAGAGTTTA from Acidiphilium acidophilum includes these protein-coding regions:
- a CDS encoding transposase family protein, whose translation is MLDILADVPDPRRAEGKLYKLPHVLLFSILAIVSGSDSYGQN